A DNA window from Allokutzneria albata contains the following coding sequences:
- a CDS encoding HNH endonuclease signature motif containing protein: MAPADIEDELVAAYAAIGRAVADFASTLMKLYDDLDPQVQQYAGDVLMPLLRVSQVKGNKLVDRAMSLVEHPVVLEALSEGRIDEGKALMIIDQVSVLDAANQAIAEPVLIAHAATHNYTASQRYARRFILKLDAEAALRRHEEKRKQRLVEKFNLDDGMASLRVVLPALKAALAFDRIDRIARALPKDDRTLDQKRSDVAADLLMGKETPAPQGEVCVNLTMPITNILGLTTDPAMLAGYGPLPAPIVADVAANGIWKRILTDPATGMAEHITTYRPTPAQRELINARYPTCTMVGCNQPAHRCDLDHCCPFDGTNTTIANLRPKCRHHHRMKTHSNWSCENRPDGTHAWTTPSGKVIETELEPIAEPAPF, encoded by the coding sequence ATGGCCCCTGCCGATATCGAAGACGAACTCGTCGCCGCCTACGCCGCGATCGGGCGTGCGGTGGCGGACTTCGCCTCAACCCTGATGAAGCTCTATGACGACCTGGATCCGCAAGTGCAGCAGTATGCCGGGGATGTCCTGATGCCGCTGCTGCGCGTCTCCCAGGTCAAGGGCAACAAACTTGTCGACCGGGCGATGTCGCTGGTGGAGCACCCGGTGGTGTTGGAGGCGTTGTCGGAGGGTCGGATCGATGAGGGCAAGGCGTTGATGATCATCGATCAGGTCAGTGTCCTCGACGCCGCCAACCAAGCGATCGCTGAACCGGTGTTGATCGCGCATGCGGCCACGCACAACTACACCGCCTCTCAACGGTATGCCCGGCGTTTCATCCTCAAGCTGGATGCCGAGGCGGCGTTGCGGCGTCATGAGGAGAAGCGCAAGCAGCGGTTGGTGGAGAAGTTCAACCTCGACGACGGCATGGCCTCCCTCCGCGTGGTCCTGCCCGCCCTGAAGGCGGCCCTCGCCTTCGACCGCATCGACCGCATCGCGCGGGCACTACCGAAGGATGACCGAACGCTGGACCAGAAGCGGTCGGATGTCGCGGCGGATTTGTTGATGGGCAAGGAAACACCCGCCCCGCAGGGTGAGGTGTGCGTGAACCTGACCATGCCGATCACCAACATCCTCGGCTTGACCACAGACCCGGCGATGCTGGCCGGATACGGACCGCTGCCCGCGCCGATCGTGGCCGATGTGGCGGCGAATGGGATCTGGAAGCGCATCCTGACCGACCCAGCCACCGGGATGGCTGAGCACATCACCACCTACCGGCCCACCCCGGCACAACGCGAGTTGATCAACGCCCGGTATCCGACGTGCACGATGGTCGGCTGCAACCAACCGGCGCACCGCTGCGACCTGGATCATTGTTGCCCGTTCGATGGCACCAACACCACCATCGCCAACCTGCGACCGAAGTGCAGGCACCACCACCGGATGAAGACCCACTCCAACTGGTCCTGCGAGAACCGGCCGGACGGAACGCACGCGTGGACCACACCGAGCGGCAAGGTGATCGAGACCGAACTCGAACCCATCGCCGAACCCGCCCCGTTCTAG
- a CDS encoding helix-turn-helix domain-containing protein, translating to MFVRALSMEEGRKLQRISRVSKDPVRLRRAIVVLMSGQGQAARDITSLMQVSEDCMRDALHAFNERGFAALDPKWSGGSPRTIGEQICPIVRTSPADRVITVFTTWSLAKLQVHLLECGTVAAISRGPLNLLPRKGKTWQHQAKPKGCGRPITATTGSRRCSPP from the coding sequence GTGTTCGTGCGGGCGTTGTCGATGGAGGAGGGCCGGAAGCTGCAGCGGATCAGCCGGGTCTCGAAGGATCCGGTCCGGCTGCGGCGGGCGATCGTGGTACTGATGTCCGGCCAGGGCCAGGCCGCCCGGGACATCACCTCGCTGATGCAGGTCAGCGAGGACTGTATGCGGGATGCCCTCCACGCGTTCAATGAGCGGGGGTTCGCAGCACTGGACCCGAAATGGAGCGGGGGAAGCCCGAGGACGATCGGTGAACAGATCTGTCCGATCGTCCGGACCTCCCCTGCCGACCGGGTTATCACCGTGTTCACCACGTGGTCGCTGGCCAAGCTGCAGGTCCACCTGCTGGAGTGCGGCACTGTGGCGGCGATCAGTCGCGGACCGCTGAACTTGTTACCACGCAAGGGAAAGACCTGGCAGCACCAGGCCAAGCCGAAAGGCTGCGGGCGACCTATCACCGCCACGACGGGGTCACGCAGATGCTCGCCGCCCTAG
- a CDS encoding dipeptidase: MTALVIDVHTHGTRLLPQPFRALHRRVLARSWPENTTYADLAETPVRAVVAKAVGDPLVTRWHRPLSPWRAVRRQLAEIRADASAAGCRMVTSVAEIRASRETVVLLGIEGADVIGPDLSRLDDLYAQGVRVVGLVHYADNALGTICMSWDKTPASPDVRAGRRKPGLTALGAEAVAELNRRGMVIDLAHADRATILDVCSRTTAPVISSHTGARALQDFPRYLGDDEIRAIAGTGGLIGLWPYGDKGIGVSTVDEFVRHVAHLAEVAGVERLCFGTDMNGVSGLMSGYRGARDFAVLVEALRTAGLAEDEVSGVVGGNAARVLEQVCG, encoded by the coding sequence GTGACCGCTCTCGTGATCGACGTGCACACGCACGGCACCCGCCTGCTGCCGCAGCCGTTCCGCGCGCTGCACCGCAGGGTCCTGGCTCGCTCGTGGCCGGAGAACACCACCTACGCAGACCTCGCGGAGACGCCGGTGCGCGCCGTCGTCGCGAAGGCGGTCGGAGATCCACTGGTGACTCGGTGGCACCGGCCGCTGAGCCCGTGGCGCGCGGTCCGGCGGCAGCTCGCCGAGATCCGCGCCGACGCGTCGGCGGCGGGCTGCAGGATGGTCACCTCGGTCGCCGAGATCCGTGCATCGCGGGAAACCGTTGTGCTGCTGGGGATCGAGGGCGCTGACGTCATCGGGCCGGATCTGTCGCGGCTCGACGACCTGTACGCGCAAGGCGTTCGCGTGGTGGGCCTGGTGCACTACGCCGACAACGCGCTCGGCACGATCTGCATGTCGTGGGACAAGACCCCGGCCAGTCCCGACGTCCGCGCGGGCCGCCGCAAGCCCGGCCTGACCGCGTTGGGCGCGGAGGCCGTCGCCGAGCTGAACCGCCGCGGCATGGTGATCGACCTGGCGCACGCAGACCGCGCGACGATCCTGGACGTGTGCTCGCGGACGACCGCACCGGTGATCAGCTCGCACACGGGGGCTCGCGCGTTGCAGGACTTCCCCCGCTATCTCGGCGACGACGAGATCCGCGCGATCGCCGGAACTGGCGGGCTGATCGGGTTGTGGCCTTACGGGGACAAGGGGATCGGCGTGTCCACTGTGGACGAGTTCGTGCGGCACGTCGCGCACCTGGCCGAGGTCGCCGGGGTGGAGCGGCTGTGCTTCGGCACGGATATGAACGGCGTGTCCGGGTTGATGTCCGGCTATCGGGGAGCGCGGGACTTCGCCGTGCTGGTCGAGGCTCTGCGGACGGCGGGACTCGCGGAGGACGAGGTCTCGGGAGTGGTCGGGGGCAACGCCGCTCGGGTGCTTGAGCAGGTGTGCGGGTAG
- a CDS encoding immunity 53 family protein: protein MSGSEHVLEWLQSWYASQCDGDWEHEWGVRIDTLDNPGWLVKIDLEDTELAGRQYPRRDVTRGEHDWVMAWTSEQTFHIACGPGNLTEALSLFRSWACEDAAEEL from the coding sequence ATGTCCGGGTCCGAGCACGTCCTTGAGTGGTTGCAGAGCTGGTACGCCTCGCAGTGCGATGGCGACTGGGAACACGAATGGGGCGTGAGGATTGACACGCTCGACAACCCGGGGTGGCTCGTCAAGATCGATCTTGAGGACACGGAGTTGGCTGGCCGGCAGTATCCCCGTCGGGATGTCACTCGAGGCGAGCACGACTGGGTGATGGCGTGGACGTCCGAGCAGACGTTTCACATCGCCTGCGGTCCCGGCAATCTGACCGAGGCACTCTCGTTGTTCCGGAGTTGGGCGTGCGAGGACGCCGCGGAAGAGCTCTGA
- a CDS encoding TetR/AcrR family transcriptional regulator yields MAPRGVTRQRILEAARTLFRRQGYHATGLNQVLDEGAAPKGSLYFHFPGGKEQLAVEAVRLSATELRGAVDLLIQTTPDTAAALRASADLLGGLLEHSGFRDGCPISTVALEAAAGSDAIREACAEGYQSWIDLIAERLRADGADEAAAAELATFAVSAIEGALLLARVQRDTTPLRCVAARIATMIEETTA; encoded by the coding sequence ATGGCACCCCGCGGCGTGACAAGGCAGCGCATCCTGGAGGCCGCCCGGACCCTGTTCCGGCGGCAGGGCTACCACGCGACCGGCCTCAACCAGGTCCTCGACGAGGGCGCCGCCCCCAAGGGCTCGCTGTACTTCCACTTCCCCGGCGGCAAGGAACAGCTGGCGGTGGAGGCGGTGCGGCTGTCCGCGACCGAACTGCGCGGAGCCGTCGACCTGCTCATCCAGACCACGCCCGACACCGCAGCCGCCCTGCGCGCCTCCGCCGACCTGCTCGGCGGGCTGCTGGAGCACTCCGGCTTCCGGGACGGCTGCCCCATCTCGACCGTGGCGCTGGAAGCGGCGGCGGGCAGCGACGCGATCCGCGAGGCGTGCGCCGAGGGCTACCAGTCCTGGATCGACCTGATCGCCGAACGCCTGCGCGCGGACGGGGCGGATGAGGCCGCCGCCGCGGAACTGGCCACCTTCGCGGTGTCGGCCATCGAGGGCGCGCTGCTGCTGGCCAGGGTCCAGCGCGACACCACTCCCCTGCGCTGCGTCGCGGCCAGGATCGCCACCATGATCGAGGAGACGACAGCATGA
- a CDS encoding WXG100 family type VII secretion target produces MADANNPPTGFDIEENGAYYGAGTGAGGSRSDYDTWDWKQIKAAVTGSAAVPTKYNGKDVDPTSSHQRASGVSDPQSLYNAANDFFQAREVLNMVGTSVKQQTEALAGEDGIWQGEAATAFKGLMDALSKAFLNHVEQLDGGPAGLKNVPTQLHQAGTDLQWARNEIDRIDVHYAGEAKRIADAYKDAGNGTIEYNMPNGLTYVSWNQQIVQMMGDDMRVVLKTLASRYDAVRFETEVQPVPMPNPLGPGGQGPPGPNAPGPKEGPPGGPKGGGPEVDPNRFAPKGGPEGSQGGGGGPKDVDPKQFDPSKSGGTGSVPPPVPFPGSGKGPGPSDQKKNQTPPPPAPPKPFEPKLPPPPVPLPGAQPPPSPKTGGGGSGGGLPSPKKFGGGSGGGAGGGLPDLHRPDLKDIAPAPPPKLPSLDDWAAGKGLGGGGSDQRNLATPPPMMPPMSGAGGGGGAGMGGGSERSDASGLLGGEVKPWEGKELPGLGDPQGGTDLPSEKPQDWAATAGAGGAQAPQMPMVPPMAGSPGAGAAAGNNAERSDASGLLGGEEKPWESEEIAGVGDPHGVDAPALDAEEWAVTEAQVSAMAGPPEERVAVVCPADEDEDVSAWDVAATSGLLWLSGAATRAPGEREREFTPDYALRQTSPWEHPAGARPLPGTPSRAADAADYQLRPFDTAGQPLCGEQAPEGWTSESTVEEEVEEEEKERTSADLLKQNENAWATPAPKAPGVIE; encoded by the coding sequence ATGGCTGACGCGAACAATCCCCCGACCGGATTCGACATCGAGGAGAACGGCGCCTACTACGGCGCCGGGACCGGTGCGGGCGGGAGCAGGTCCGACTACGACACCTGGGACTGGAAGCAGATCAAGGCAGCCGTCACCGGTTCGGCCGCGGTGCCGACCAAGTACAACGGCAAGGACGTCGACCCGACGTCCTCGCACCAGCGCGCCTCCGGGGTGTCGGACCCGCAGTCGCTGTACAACGCCGCCAACGACTTCTTCCAGGCCAGGGAAGTCCTGAACATGGTCGGCACCAGCGTCAAGCAGCAGACCGAAGCCCTCGCGGGCGAGGACGGGATCTGGCAGGGCGAGGCCGCGACCGCCTTCAAGGGGCTGATGGACGCGCTCTCCAAGGCGTTCCTCAACCACGTGGAGCAGCTCGACGGCGGCCCCGCCGGGCTCAAGAACGTTCCGACGCAGCTGCACCAGGCGGGCACCGACCTCCAGTGGGCGCGCAACGAGATCGACCGGATCGACGTGCACTACGCGGGCGAGGCCAAGCGGATCGCGGACGCCTACAAGGATGCCGGCAACGGCACCATCGAGTACAACATGCCCAACGGGCTCACCTACGTCAGCTGGAACCAGCAGATCGTCCAGATGATGGGCGACGACATGCGCGTGGTGCTGAAGACGCTCGCCTCCCGCTACGACGCGGTCCGGTTCGAGACCGAGGTCCAGCCCGTGCCGATGCCCAACCCGCTCGGCCCCGGCGGCCAGGGGCCGCCCGGACCGAACGCACCCGGCCCCAAGGAGGGCCCGCCCGGCGGGCCCAAGGGCGGCGGCCCCGAGGTCGACCCGAACCGCTTCGCCCCGAAGGGCGGACCGGAGGGCAGCCAGGGCGGCGGTGGCGGCCCGAAGGACGTCGACCCCAAGCAGTTCGACCCGAGCAAGTCCGGCGGCACCGGCTCAGTCCCGCCACCGGTGCCGTTCCCGGGCAGCGGCAAGGGTCCTGGTCCCTCCGACCAGAAGAAGAACCAGACTCCGCCTCCGCCCGCGCCGCCGAAACCGTTCGAGCCCAAGCTTCCTCCGCCGCCCGTGCCGCTCCCCGGCGCACAGCCCCCGCCCAGCCCCAAGACCGGTGGCGGTGGCAGTGGCGGAGGCCTGCCCTCGCCCAAGAAGTTCGGTGGCGGCAGTGGGGGTGGCGCCGGTGGCGGACTTCCCGACCTGCACCGCCCGGACCTCAAGGACATCGCGCCCGCCCCACCGCCGAAGCTGCCCTCGCTGGACGACTGGGCCGCGGGCAAGGGACTGGGCGGTGGTGGATCGGACCAGCGCAACCTGGCGACACCTCCGCCGATGATGCCGCCGATGTCGGGCGCGGGCGGCGGTGGCGGCGCGGGGATGGGCGGCGGTTCGGAGCGCTCGGACGCCTCCGGCCTGCTCGGCGGCGAGGTGAAACCGTGGGAGGGCAAGGAACTCCCCGGTCTCGGCGATCCCCAGGGCGGGACCGATCTGCCCTCGGAGAAGCCGCAGGACTGGGCCGCAACGGCGGGCGCCGGTGGCGCGCAGGCTCCGCAGATGCCGATGGTGCCGCCGATGGCCGGTTCCCCGGGCGCGGGTGCCGCGGCGGGTAACAACGCCGAGCGCTCGGACGCCTCGGGTCTGCTCGGTGGCGAGGAGAAGCCTTGGGAGAGCGAAGAAATCGCGGGCGTCGGTGATCCGCACGGCGTGGACGCGCCAGCTTTGGACGCCGAGGAGTGGGCCGTGACCGAGGCGCAGGTGTCCGCGATGGCGGGGCCGCCGGAGGAGCGTGTCGCCGTGGTGTGTCCGGCCGACGAGGACGAGGACGTCAGCGCCTGGGACGTCGCCGCGACCAGCGGGCTGCTCTGGCTTTCCGGCGCGGCAACCCGGGCGCCCGGGGAGCGAGAGCGCGAGTTCACGCCGGACTACGCGCTCAGGCAGACCTCGCCGTGGGAGCACCCGGCGGGTGCCCGTCCGCTGCCCGGAACCCCCAGCCGGGCAGCGGACGCGGCTGACTACCAGCTCCGCCCCTTCGACACCGCCGGCCAGCCGCTCTGCGGCGAGCAGGCACCGGAGGGCTGGACCAGTGAGTCCACTGTGGAGGAAGAGGTCGAGGAGGAGGAGAAGGAGCGCACGTCGGCCGATCTGCTGAAGCAGAACGAGAACGCGTGGGCCACTCCCGCTCCGAAGGCACCGGGGGTGATCGAATGA
- a CDS encoding MBL fold metallo-hydrolase, with the protein MHAHHINCGTMHPPSHRLVHGEGGVFAPATMVCHCLVVETDEGLVLVDTGLGLGDVQNPKSTLSAVFRTVTRPVLDPEETAVRQVQRLGYKPEDVRHIVLTHLDVDHAGGLRDFPWAKVHVHQVEHDRASNPTGAEKRRYRTKQWAHGPQWQTYAEAGDRWFGFEAVRQLDGLPPEILLVPLAGHTHGHTAVAVDTGEKWLLHAGDAYMFHDEIDPVRPRSTPGLAFFQNLMQVDGPKRRANQRRLGELRASHGDEVEIFSAHDHTELRRYAP; encoded by the coding sequence CTGCACGCGCACCACATCAACTGCGGCACCATGCACCCGCCGAGTCATCGCCTCGTGCACGGCGAGGGCGGGGTGTTCGCGCCCGCGACAATGGTGTGCCACTGCCTGGTCGTGGAGACCGACGAGGGCTTGGTGCTCGTCGACACCGGCCTCGGCCTCGGCGACGTCCAGAACCCGAAGTCCACGCTCAGCGCGGTGTTCCGCACCGTGACGCGTCCCGTGCTGGACCCGGAGGAGACCGCGGTCCGGCAGGTCCAACGGCTCGGCTACAAGCCGGAGGACGTGCGGCACATCGTGCTGACCCACCTCGACGTCGACCACGCGGGCGGGCTCCGCGACTTCCCGTGGGCGAAGGTGCACGTGCACCAGGTCGAGCACGACCGCGCGAGCAACCCCACCGGCGCGGAGAAGCGCCGCTACCGGACGAAGCAGTGGGCGCACGGGCCCCAGTGGCAGACCTACGCCGAAGCCGGGGATCGCTGGTTCGGTTTCGAGGCCGTCCGCCAGCTCGACGGATTGCCGCCGGAGATCCTGCTCGTCCCGCTCGCCGGGCACACGCACGGCCACACCGCCGTCGCGGTGGACACCGGCGAGAAGTGGTTGCTGCACGCGGGCGACGCCTACATGTTCCACGACGAGATCGATCCCGTGCGCCCGCGCTCCACCCCGGGGCTGGCGTTCTTCCAGAACCTGATGCAGGTCGACGGCCCCAAGCGCAGGGCCAACCAGCGCCGGTTGGGCGAACTGCGCGCCTCGCACGGCGACGAGGTCGAGATCTTCTCCGCCCACGACCACACCGAGCTGCGACGATACGCGCCATGA
- a CDS encoding WXG100 family type VII secretion target translates to MSRPMSTTAPGMLQAAGHMSNARAVAQNGVDSVRRELGVLNGTWTGEANAAFDTAMNAWITDCETIVKKLDEMIELMHGNRKTITAGEQDNTHLASKIPVGPGLGI, encoded by the coding sequence ATGTCCCGTCCCATGTCCACAACGGCCCCGGGGATGCTGCAGGCCGCGGGCCACATGAGCAACGCCCGCGCCGTGGCCCAGAACGGCGTCGACTCCGTGCGGCGCGAGCTCGGCGTCCTCAACGGAACCTGGACCGGCGAGGCCAACGCGGCCTTCGACACGGCCATGAACGCCTGGATCACCGACTGCGAAACGATCGTGAAGAAGCTCGACGAGATGATCGAGTTGATGCACGGCAACCGCAAGACCATCACCGCGGGCGAGCAGGACAACACCCACCTCGCCAGCAAGATCCCCGTCGGTCCCGGCCTCGGCATCTGA
- a CDS encoding BREX system ATP-binding domain-containing protein — translation MGSFDRALAQAQTLISAGQWPDAVGVLDSGLSLWRADAYSDVPGPFAESERRRLGELRLSAWEHRARALLALGGGAELVVELTELVDAHPLHESLRELLMLALHREGRQAEALEVFRDARRALVEAQGIEPGLALRELHRLILDGDAPRPPLGVVPPRVEDCIVGRDNEIAVLRAAVADVVAGRGSAVWVEGEPGIGKSALLSAALADARGCQLAWAVADELTRRTPLQVAMDCLGIDPPAPACLLAFVEQVCARGPLVMVIDDLQWADEASALLWHRLAAATRELPLLLVAAVRPEPGRRDLACLRRGVTAAGGVVLRLGPLGPGDTERLLGHVAGAAPGASLSAFAARTGGNPLYAKEIMRALVETGVVSVVDGRAEVTGAVSDQAPPSLLASVRRTLDFLAEGTREALRHAALIGVEFSVCDLAAVSGRSPVELVPALDEAVTANVVVEAGNRLAFRDPVLRQAFYDSIARPFRAALHRHAAEVLAGAGASPERVAEHLVAVPALVDTWVVAWLAGNCDTVCERMPMAANDLLRRVLDTGLPTPAQRAVLLNTAARRLPCPLR, via the coding sequence GTGGGCTCGTTCGATCGCGCGCTGGCCCAGGCACAGACGCTGATCTCCGCCGGGCAGTGGCCTGACGCGGTCGGCGTCCTCGACTCCGGCTTGTCGTTGTGGCGCGCGGACGCGTACTCGGACGTGCCCGGCCCGTTCGCGGAGTCGGAACGGCGTCGCCTCGGTGAGCTGCGGTTGAGCGCCTGGGAACACCGCGCGCGGGCGCTGCTGGCGCTCGGCGGCGGCGCGGAGCTGGTCGTCGAGCTGACCGAACTGGTCGACGCGCACCCGCTGCACGAGTCCCTGCGCGAACTCCTCATGCTCGCGCTGCACCGCGAGGGGCGGCAGGCCGAGGCGCTGGAAGTGTTCCGTGATGCGCGCCGCGCCCTCGTCGAGGCGCAGGGCATCGAGCCGGGTCTCGCGCTGCGCGAGCTGCACCGGCTGATCCTCGACGGGGATGCTCCGCGTCCGCCTCTTGGCGTGGTTCCCCCGCGCGTCGAGGACTGCATTGTCGGGCGCGACAACGAGATCGCTGTGCTGCGTGCCGCAGTCGCGGACGTCGTCGCGGGGCGGGGCAGTGCGGTGTGGGTCGAGGGCGAGCCGGGTATCGGCAAGTCCGCGCTGCTTTCCGCCGCGCTCGCGGATGCCCGGGGCTGCCAGCTCGCGTGGGCCGTCGCCGACGAGCTGACCAGGCGGACACCGCTCCAGGTGGCCATGGACTGCCTCGGGATCGACCCGCCCGCCCCGGCCTGCCTGCTGGCGTTCGTCGAGCAGGTGTGCGCGCGGGGACCGCTGGTGATGGTGATCGACGATCTCCAGTGGGCCGACGAGGCGAGCGCCCTGCTGTGGCACCGCCTCGCCGCCGCCACCCGGGAGCTGCCGCTGCTGCTCGTTGCCGCGGTCCGGCCCGAGCCGGGCAGGCGCGACCTGGCCTGCCTGCGCCGGGGCGTGACGGCCGCGGGCGGGGTGGTCCTGCGGCTCGGCCCGCTCGGCCCCGGCGACACCGAGCGCCTGCTCGGCCACGTCGCCGGTGCGGCTCCGGGTGCGAGCCTGAGCGCGTTCGCCGCGCGCACCGGCGGAAACCCCTTGTACGCCAAGGAGATCATGCGCGCGCTCGTGGAGACGGGCGTGGTCTCCGTCGTGGACGGTCGCGCCGAGGTGACCGGTGCCGTGAGCGACCAGGCTCCCCCGTCACTGCTGGCGTCGGTGCGCAGAACGCTGGACTTCCTGGCCGAGGGCACCCGCGAGGCGCTGCGCCACGCCGCCCTCATCGGCGTGGAGTTCTCCGTCTGCGACCTCGCGGCCGTCTCCGGGAGGAGCCCCGTGGAGCTGGTCCCCGCGCTGGACGAGGCGGTCACCGCCAACGTGGTCGTCGAGGCAGGCAACCGCCTCGCGTTCCGCGATCCCGTTCTGCGCCAAGCGTTCTACGACAGCATCGCCCGGCCGTTCCGCGCCGCCCTGCACCGCCACGCCGCCGAGGTCCTGGCCGGCGCCGGCGCTTCGCCTGAGCGCGTCGCCGAGCACTTGGTGGCCGTGCCCGCGCTCGTCGACACCTGGGTGGTCGCGTGGCTCGCCGGCAACTGCGACACCGTGTGCGAGCGCATGCCCATGGCCGCCAACGACCTCCTCCGGCGCGTGCTCGACACCGGGCTCCCCACGCCCGCCCAGCGCGCCGTCCTCCTCAACACCGCCGCGCGAAGGTTGCCCTGCCCGCTACGGTGA
- a CDS encoding transposase — protein sequence MAAPGQAERLRATYHRHDGVTQMLAALDLAIGKLFHRTRPRKRWKEFLAFLKVLRTRGTDEKLYVICDNYSPRRNTDVRPWCAGNQIELVCPPTYGSWLKWIEAGSAALRYFALSGTDHRGHTEQDSVINAHIRWHNTRAKPQTGFATDSPIRTWTPYPAKAA from the coding sequence CTGGCAGCACCAGGCCAAGCCGAAAGGCTGCGGGCGACCTATCACCGCCACGACGGGGTCACGCAGATGCTCGCCGCCCTAGACCTGGCCATAGGCAAGCTCTTCCACCGGACCCGACCCCGCAAACGCTGGAAGGAGTTCCTGGCCTTCCTCAAGGTCCTGCGGACGCGGGGGACCGACGAGAAGCTCTACGTCATCTGCGACAACTACTCCCCGCGCCGCAACACCGACGTCCGACCGTGGTGCGCGGGCAACCAGATCGAGCTGGTCTGCCCACCCACCTACGGGTCCTGGCTGAAGTGGATCGAAGCCGGATCCGCCGCACTGCGCTACTTCGCCCTGAGCGGCACCGACCACCGCGGCCACACCGAGCAAGACTCCGTCATCAACGCCCACATCCGCTGGCACAACACCCGAGCCAAGCCCCAAACCGGCTTTGCCACCGACTCACCCATCCGTACCTGGACCCCTTACCCAGCCAAGGCTGCGTGA
- a CDS encoding helix-turn-helix transcriptional regulator — protein sequence MKRVRVAVRAADQITLAGLTAFLRTRSEVTVEHGRQGPETDVVLVAADRLTAELMSSMRKAAAEHTAPVVLVVNEISEAELLAAVECRVVGVLARGATSGEQLVQAVLTAASGGGVLPPTLVGELLKHVERVQREVLAPRGLNAMGLTPREIDVLRLMADGLDTAEIAGRLCYSERTVKNVISGVTNRLNLRNRPHAVAYALRTGVI from the coding sequence GTGAAACGAGTTCGGGTAGCCGTCCGGGCAGCGGACCAGATCACCCTCGCCGGGCTCACCGCCTTCCTCCGCACGCGGTCCGAGGTGACCGTGGAGCACGGCAGGCAGGGGCCGGAGACCGACGTCGTCCTCGTGGCGGCCGACCGGCTCACCGCCGAGCTGATGTCCTCGATGCGCAAGGCCGCCGCCGAGCACACCGCGCCGGTCGTGCTGGTGGTCAACGAGATCAGCGAGGCCGAGCTGCTCGCCGCGGTGGAGTGCCGGGTCGTCGGTGTCCTCGCCCGCGGTGCCACCTCCGGTGAGCAGCTGGTGCAGGCCGTCCTGACGGCCGCATCCGGCGGTGGCGTGCTGCCGCCCACGTTGGTCGGGGAACTGCTCAAGCACGTGGAGCGGGTGCAGCGCGAGGTGCTCGCGCCGCGCGGGCTCAACGCCATGGGCCTGACGCCGCGGGAGATCGACGTGCTGCGGCTGATGGCCGACGGGCTGGACACCGCCGAGATCGCGGGCAGGCTCTGCTACTCCGAGCGCACGGTGAAGAACGTCATCTCCGGGGTGACCAACCGGCTGAACCTCCGCAACCGCCCGCACGCCGTCGCCTACGCCCTGCGCACCGGCGTCATCTGA
- a CDS encoding WXG100 family type VII secretion target, with product MTTYTFDAAKADMVRDTMAAVTIKLTEELKTMHTNVMKTLADWQDGAKEQYDVAKKAWDDAAARMPTSLNSAETTLNQITGGYLKIEHTGRNAWGGYSVK from the coding sequence TTGACCACGTACACGTTCGACGCGGCGAAGGCGGACATGGTCCGCGACACCATGGCCGCGGTCACGATCAAGCTCACCGAAGAGCTGAAGACCATGCACACCAACGTGATGAAGACGCTGGCCGACTGGCAGGACGGCGCCAAGGAGCAGTACGACGTCGCCAAGAAGGCGTGGGACGACGCCGCCGCGCGCATGCCGACGAGCCTGAACTCGGCCGAGACGACGCTGAACCAGATCACCGGCGGCTACCTGAAGATCGAGCACACCGGCCGCAACGCCTGGGGCGGCTACTCCGTCAAGTGA